From the genome of Halorussus caseinilyticus, one region includes:
- the hmgA gene encoding hydroxymethylglutaryl-CoA reductase (NADPH) has protein sequence MTDDSGASDPDALAEKVREGELRLHELDEYADHETAAAARRRLLEAETDADVDAIGDYAFDAEQADANIENMVGAAQIPMGVAGPVEVAGGAASGEFYLPLATTEGALLASVNRGCSVIASSGGADARVTKSGMTRAPVFRVSGVAEAEEVVSWVGENADRLREAAESTTSHGELLDMDTYVVGDSVYLRFVYDTKDAMGMNMATIATREAAELVEEETPASLVALSGNLCTDKKPAAINAVEGRGRSVTADVKIPRETVRDRLHTTPEAIEEANTRKNLVGSAKAGSLGFNAHAANVVAAAFLATGQDAAQVVEGSNAITTVEARDDDLYASVSLASLEVGTVGGGTKLPTQSEALDVLGLRGGGNPAGSNADALAEIIAVGALAGELSLLAALASRHLSSAHEDLGR, from the coding sequence ATGACCGACGATTCCGGCGCTTCCGACCCGGACGCACTCGCCGAGAAGGTGCGCGAGGGAGAACTGCGACTCCACGAACTGGACGAGTACGCCGATCACGAGACGGCCGCGGCCGCACGCAGACGACTGCTGGAGGCCGAGACGGACGCCGACGTGGACGCCATCGGCGACTACGCGTTCGACGCCGAGCAAGCCGACGCCAACATCGAGAACATGGTCGGCGCGGCCCAGATTCCGATGGGTGTCGCCGGACCCGTGGAAGTCGCGGGCGGCGCGGCCAGCGGCGAGTTCTACCTGCCCCTCGCTACGACCGAGGGCGCACTGCTGGCGAGCGTCAACCGCGGTTGCTCGGTCATCGCGTCGTCGGGGGGCGCGGACGCCCGCGTCACCAAGTCGGGGATGACCCGCGCACCGGTCTTCCGGGTGTCGGGCGTCGCGGAGGCCGAGGAGGTCGTCTCGTGGGTCGGCGAGAACGCCGACCGACTCCGCGAGGCCGCCGAATCGACCACCAGCCACGGCGAACTGCTGGACATGGACACCTACGTCGTCGGCGACTCCGTGTACCTCCGGTTCGTCTACGACACCAAGGACGCGATGGGGATGAACATGGCGACCATCGCCACGCGGGAGGCCGCCGAACTCGTGGAAGAGGAGACGCCCGCCTCGCTCGTGGCGCTCTCGGGCAACCTCTGCACCGACAAGAAACCCGCCGCCATCAACGCCGTCGAGGGCCGGGGCCGGAGCGTCACCGCGGACGTGAAGATTCCCCGCGAGACGGTCCGGGACCGACTCCACACCACGCCGGAGGCCATAGAGGAGGCCAACACCCGGAAGAATCTGGTCGGGTCCGCCAAAGCCGGGAGCCTCGGGTTCAACGCCCACGCCGCGAACGTGGTCGCCGCGGCGTTCCTCGCCACCGGGCAGGACGCCGCGCAGGTCGTAGAAGGGAGCAACGCCATCACGACCGTCGAAGCCCGCGACGACGACCTCTACGCCAGCGTCAGCCTCGCCAGTCTGGAGGTCGGTACGGTCGGCGGCGGGACCAAACTCCCTACCCAGTCGGAGGCCCTCGACGTGTTGGGTCTGCGCGGCGGCGGTAATCCCGCCGGAAGCAACGCCGACGCCCTCGCCGAAATCATCGCGGTGGGCGCGCTCGCCGGGGAACTCTCGCTTCTGGCCGCCCTCGCGTCCCGCCACCTGTCGAGCGCCCACGAAGACCTCGGGCGGTAG
- a CDS encoding ribose 1,5-bisphosphate isomerase, with translation MSHSDAEVHPTVEEVAADIASMEIRGAATIADAAAEALADQAEHSDAETPEAFRAEMRAAGRHLRGTRPTAVSLPNALRYVLRGMQGSTVEQLRGTVVESAREFQRELDQAQDNLGEIGANRLRDGDTVMTHCHSTDALSCVEKALEQGKEISAIVKETRPRKQGHITARQLREWGVPVTLVVDNAARRYLDETDHVLVGADSIAADGSVINKIGTSGLAVNARERGVPIMVAAQTLKLHPDTMTGHTVEIEMRDEREVLAADEEAEIDGDIGGDGLTVENPAFDVTPPRYVDAIVTERGQFPPESIVTLMRELFGDQQGGEPWEE, from the coding sequence ATGAGTCACTCCGACGCCGAGGTCCACCCGACCGTCGAGGAAGTCGCGGCCGACATCGCCAGCATGGAAATCCGCGGGGCGGCGACCATCGCCGACGCCGCGGCCGAGGCGCTGGCCGACCAAGCCGAACACAGCGACGCCGAGACCCCCGAGGCCTTCCGAGCGGAGATGCGCGCGGCGGGTCGCCACCTCCGGGGGACCAGACCCACCGCGGTCAGCCTCCCCAACGCACTGCGGTACGTCCTCCGCGGGATGCAGGGGAGTACGGTCGAGCAGTTGCGCGGGACGGTGGTCGAGAGCGCCCGCGAGTTCCAGCGCGAACTCGACCAAGCGCAGGACAACCTCGGGGAAATCGGCGCGAACCGCCTCCGGGACGGCGACACCGTGATGACCCACTGTCACTCGACCGACGCGCTCTCGTGCGTCGAGAAGGCCCTCGAACAGGGCAAGGAGATTAGCGCCATCGTCAAGGAGACCCGCCCGCGCAAGCAGGGCCACATCACCGCCCGGCAACTCCGGGAGTGGGGCGTGCCCGTTACGCTGGTCGTTGACAACGCGGCCCGACGGTATCTGGACGAGACCGACCACGTGCTGGTCGGCGCGGACTCCATCGCGGCCGACGGGTCGGTCATCAACAAAATCGGCACCTCCGGACTCGCGGTCAACGCCCGCGAGCGCGGCGTCCCCATCATGGTCGCGGCACAGACGCTCAAACTCCATCCCGACACGATGACTGGTCACACGGTCGAAATCGAGATGCGCGACGAGCGCGAAGTCCTCGCCGCAGACGAAGAAGCCGAAATCGACGGCGACATCGGCGGCGACGGCCTGACCGTCGAGAACCCCGCGTTCGACGTGACGCCGCCGCGCTACGTGGACGCCATCGTGACCGAGCGCGGCCAGTTCCCGCCAGAGAGCATCGTGACGCTGATGCGGGAGTTGTTCGGCGACCAGCAGGGCGGCGAACCGTGGGAAGAGTAG
- a CDS encoding DUF302 domain-containing protein has translation MNETERRRFLRAALAGASLTLAGTAAGQDDSDGEDDNEGNDSDGLVTVQSNESVGATVERIEEDIEDNDDLILVTTVDHARNAQSAGLDLRPTTLILFGNPNLGTKLMQASQTAGIDLPQKLLVWQAEDGTVNVTYNDPAWLADRHEVEGREDVPNTISNALRSLATGQ, from the coding sequence ATGAACGAGACAGAGCGACGCCGGTTTCTCCGGGCCGCGCTCGCGGGCGCGAGTCTCACGCTCGCGGGGACGGCGGCCGGGCAGGACGACAGCGACGGCGAGGACGACAACGAGGGGAACGACAGCGATGGTCTCGTCACCGTCCAGAGCAACGAGAGCGTCGGCGCGACTGTCGAGCGCATCGAGGAGGACATCGAGGACAACGACGACCTGATACTCGTGACGACCGTGGACCACGCACGGAACGCCCAGTCCGCGGGTCTCGACCTCCGGCCGACGACGCTGATACTCTTCGGGAACCCGAACCTCGGGACGAAGCTGATGCAAGCGAGTCAGACCGCGGGCATCGACCTGCCTCAGAAACTGCTCGTCTGGCAGGCCGAGGACGGCACCGTCAACGTCACCTACAACGACCCGGCGTGGCTAGCCGACCGCCACGAGGTCGAGGGCCGAGAAGACGTGCCGAACACGATTTCGAACGCGCTCCGGTCGCTGGCGACCGGACAGTGA
- a CDS encoding ABC transporter permease — protein sequence MTLSGLTGFKTLARREILRFIRRPRNTFVPPFVTNVLYFSVFGVILGDRVGGIRLGGDPIPYILFILPGLVVLGAISNAFENASFSIFHGRWNDYIEETLTSPMSYSRMVVAYIVAGATRGLLVGSLIAVIGAFFTPVGVERPLYLVAFALVITLLFSSFGVVGGLWADDWDNLTMMNQFIVRPLVFFGGVFYAVRELPSPYQELSMLNPMVYMVNGVRYGFLGVSEVDPNWSLAVLSALTAAILALDVVLFKRGYGLTD from the coding sequence GTGACTCTCTCGGGTCTCACCGGTTTCAAGACGCTCGCGCGCCGCGAGATTCTGCGATTTATCCGGCGGCCGCGCAACACCTTCGTCCCGCCGTTCGTGACCAACGTCCTCTACTTCTCGGTGTTCGGGGTCATCCTCGGCGACCGGGTGGGCGGGATACGTCTCGGCGGCGACCCGATTCCGTACATCCTGTTCATCCTACCGGGTCTCGTGGTGCTAGGGGCCATCTCGAACGCCTTCGAGAACGCCTCCTTTTCCATCTTCCACGGGCGGTGGAACGACTACATCGAGGAGACCCTGACCTCGCCGATGTCCTACTCGCGGATGGTGGTCGCCTACATCGTCGCGGGCGCGACTCGGGGCCTGCTCGTCGGGTCGCTCATCGCGGTCATCGGCGCGTTCTTCACGCCGGTCGGTGTCGAGCGACCGCTCTACCTCGTGGCGTTCGCGCTGGTCATCACGCTCCTGTTCTCCAGTTTCGGCGTCGTGGGCGGTCTCTGGGCCGACGACTGGGACAACCTGACGATGATGAACCAGTTCATCGTCCGACCGCTGGTGTTCTTCGGCGGGGTGTTCTACGCGGTCCGAGAGCTTCCGTCGCCGTATCAGGAACTCTCGATGCTGAACCCGATGGTGTACATGGTAAACGGCGTCCGGTACGGCTTTCTGGGCGTCTCGGAGGTTGACCCCAACTGGTCGCTGGCGGTCCTCTCGGCCCTGACCGCGGCCATCCTCGCGCTCGACGTGGTGCTGTTCAAGCGCGGGTACGGGTTGACGGACTGA
- a CDS encoding ABC transporter ATP-binding protein, producing MTAAIEVEDLRKQYEGVQALDGVSLSVPKGSFFGLLGPNGAGKTTFINILVGLVRRSGGRAEVFGHDVEDDYREARDAIGLAPQEFNVDRFFPIREVLEHKAGYHGIPSVEARERADDVLKRVGIYEKRDTRFNWLSGGMKRRFMLARALITDPDLLILDEPTAGVDVQLRHDLWDLITELNESGTTILLTTHYIEEAERLCDEVAILDSGNLLTVATPAELMDRGPDRIRVTLRDAPASAPDLPTLSAGEREGRVESVEMDGDQLVVTATQGGLVAPDLVRALDRGGHEIVDFDISRTSLEEVFVDMTREGGSDQEVEAVAADGGLGGSPGGDSP from the coding sequence ATGACTGCCGCCATCGAAGTCGAGGACCTCCGAAAGCAGTACGAGGGCGTGCAGGCGCTCGACGGCGTGTCGCTTTCGGTTCCGAAGGGGAGTTTCTTCGGTCTGCTAGGACCGAACGGGGCGGGCAAGACCACGTTCATCAACATCCTCGTGGGACTCGTCCGTCGGTCGGGCGGCCGGGCCGAGGTGTTCGGCCACGACGTGGAAGACGACTACCGGGAAGCGCGGGACGCAATCGGTCTCGCGCCCCAAGAGTTCAACGTGGACCGGTTTTTTCCCATCCGCGAAGTGCTGGAACACAAGGCTGGCTACCACGGGATTCCGTCGGTCGAGGCCCGCGAACGCGCCGACGACGTGCTGAAGCGCGTGGGCATCTACGAGAAGCGCGACACCCGATTCAACTGGCTGTCGGGCGGGATGAAGCGCCGGTTCATGCTGGCGCGAGCGCTCATCACCGACCCGGACCTGCTGATTCTGGACGAACCCACCGCGGGGGTGGACGTGCAGTTGCGCCACGACCTCTGGGACCTCATCACCGAACTCAACGAGTCGGGGACGACGATTCTGCTCACGACCCACTACATCGAGGAGGCCGAACGCCTCTGTGACGAGGTGGCGATTCTGGACTCGGGCAACCTGCTGACCGTGGCGACGCCCGCGGAACTGATGGACCGCGGGCCGGACAGGATTCGGGTCACGCTCCGGGACGCACCCGCCAGCGCGCCCGACCTGCCGACGCTCTCGGCGGGCGAGCGAGAGGGCCGGGTCGAGAGCGTCGAGATGGACGGCGACCAGTTGGTCGTGACCGCGACGCAGGGCGGACTCGTCGCGCCGGACCTCGTGCGCGCGCTGGACCGCGGCGGCCACGAAATCGTGGACTTCGACATCTCCCGGACCTCGCTCGAAGAGGTGTTCGTGGACATGACCCGCGAGGGCGGGAGCGACCAAGAGGTCGAAGCAGTCGCCGCCGACGGGGGTCTGGGCGGGAGTCCGGGAGGTGACTCGCCGTGA
- a CDS encoding DUF2270 domain-containing protein has translation MSDPEDETRGETDEDDAPPPDSTVGKGLLDAEMGPSSSMAHLYRGEIHRMTLWRERLDQTTNWAVIVIAAILTWAFSSAGNPHYVVLVGAAVVSLFLFVEAHRYRAYDVWRSRVRTLQENVFAYGLDPSKGLVDENWRARLADDYRTPTLKITAEEAVAHRLRRVYLPLFTVLLAAWVIRVVAFALRPWPASAAIGRIPGLAVTGVVFLAYLAAAVVALRPRTWHARDELRTENLRRYR, from the coding sequence ATGAGCGACCCCGAGGACGAGACCCGCGGTGAGACCGACGAAGACGACGCGCCCCCGCCCGACTCGACCGTCGGCAAGGGCCTGCTCGACGCCGAGATGGGACCGAGTTCCTCGATGGCCCACCTCTACCGCGGCGAGATTCACCGGATGACGCTGTGGCGCGAGCGATTGGACCAGACGACCAACTGGGCGGTCATCGTCATCGCGGCCATCCTGACGTGGGCGTTCTCCAGCGCGGGCAACCCCCACTACGTCGTGCTGGTCGGCGCGGCGGTCGTCTCGCTGTTCCTCTTCGTGGAGGCCCATCGGTACCGAGCGTACGACGTGTGGCGCTCCCGAGTCCGCACGCTACAGGAGAACGTGTTCGCCTACGGTCTCGACCCCTCGAAGGGACTCGTGGACGAGAACTGGCGCGCGCGCCTCGCCGACGACTACCGGACGCCGACCCTCAAAATCACCGCCGAGGAAGCCGTCGCCCACCGCCTGCGCCGGGTGTACCTGCCGCTTTTCACCGTCCTGCTCGCGGCGTGGGTCATCCGCGTGGTCGCGTTCGCCCTGCGCCCGTGGCCCGCGAGCGCCGCCATCGGTCGGATTCCGGGTCTCGCCGTGACCGGGGTCGTGTTCCTCGCCTACCTCGCGGCGGCCGTCGTCGCGCTACGCCCCCGGACGTGGCACGCCCGCGACGAACTCCGGACCGAGAACCTGCGGCGGTATCGATGA
- the nucS gene encoding endonuclease NucS: MVAEQLDAPNPETLVAEAKAAFRDGAMLTVQARCEVAYEGRTSGHLGPGDRILVAKPDGTFLVHQPTGHKPVNWMPGGGSVSARTSDGDAVLLARRTNPSERVEARILDAYGLTRFDATDGATYEESGTEAEMHEYIEANPDALEEGLRVVEHERESKYGFIDFFARDGNGTPVVVEVKRIQATLNHFDQLQRYVSLYREENDEVRGMLVAPDASERVRRALRDNGLEFVALSEFDTDAKGAMEAKLTDF; the protein is encoded by the coding sequence ATGGTCGCCGAGCAACTCGACGCGCCGAATCCCGAAACTCTCGTCGCCGAGGCGAAGGCGGCGTTCCGGGACGGCGCGATGCTGACCGTGCAGGCCCGCTGTGAAGTAGCGTACGAGGGCCGGACCTCCGGCCACCTCGGACCGGGCGACCGGATTCTGGTCGCCAAGCCCGACGGCACGTTTCTGGTCCACCAGCCCACCGGCCACAAGCCGGTCAACTGGATGCCCGGCGGCGGAAGCGTCTCCGCGCGCACGAGCGACGGGGACGCGGTTCTGCTCGCGCGGCGCACGAACCCGAGCGAGCGCGTGGAAGCCCGGATTCTCGACGCCTACGGTCTGACGCGCTTCGACGCCACCGACGGCGCGACTTACGAGGAGTCGGGCACCGAGGCCGAGATGCACGAGTACATCGAAGCCAACCCCGACGCGCTGGAGGAGGGCCTGCGCGTCGTGGAACACGAGCGCGAGTCGAAGTACGGCTTCATCGACTTCTTCGCCCGAGACGGGAACGGTACCCCGGTCGTCGTGGAGGTCAAGCGAATTCAGGCCACGCTGAACCACTTCGACCAACTCCAGCGGTACGTCTCGCTCTACCGAGAGGAAAACGACGAGGTTCGAGGGATGCTCGTCGCGCCCGACGCCTCCGAGCGCGTCCGGCGCGCGCTCCGGGACAACGGACTGGAGTTCGTGGCGCTCTCGGAGTTCGACACCGACGCGAAGGGAGCGATGGAAGCGAAGCTGACGGACTTTTGA
- a CDS encoding AAA family ATPase: MSETKTLDRRQETPQLVVVCGLPGVGKTTVAEDIAERLDARLLRTDVIRKEILSDPDYTEEEARMVYREMFDRAREEVEDGGNVVLDGTFKDTRYRNRATVVSESLEADFRLVKVECAEEEVRDRIESREDDESDADFEIHAMYREQFDPISMDHLTVDNSEGIAETTRQVDEEF, from the coding sequence GTGTCTGAGACGAAGACGCTCGACAGACGGCAGGAGACCCCGCAGTTGGTCGTCGTCTGCGGCCTGCCGGGAGTCGGCAAGACCACCGTCGCCGAGGACATCGCCGAACGCCTCGACGCGCGACTCCTCCGGACCGACGTGATTCGCAAGGAGATTCTCTCGGACCCCGACTACACCGAGGAGGAGGCCCGGATGGTCTACCGAGAGATGTTCGACCGCGCACGCGAGGAAGTCGAAGACGGCGGGAACGTCGTCTTGGACGGCACGTTCAAAGACACCCGCTACCGGAACCGCGCGACGGTGGTCTCCGAGTCGCTGGAGGCCGACTTCCGACTGGTGAAAGTCGAATGCGCCGAGGAGGAGGTCCGCGACCGAATCGAGAGTCGGGAGGACGACGAGAGCGACGCCGACTTCGAGATTCACGCGATGTACCGCGAGCAGTTCGACCCCATCTCGATGGACCACCTGACGGTGGACAACTCCGAGGGCATCGCCGAGACGACCCGCCAAGTGGACGAGGAGTTCTGA
- a CDS encoding trans-sulfuration enzyme family protein has product MADHDRRFETREVHSGGDSGEHGAVTPPIHATATYEYETPTDTRGDYRYSRMAEPTRDRLEAAFAEMEGGTHASAFASGMAAIDAVFSLPSSGDHVVAGANLYAESHELLTNVYSEYGVEVTHVEITDAEAVADAIRPETELVYFETPTNPMLRIGDVAAIAEAAHDHGALCAVDNTFASPYLQRPLELGADIAVESLTKYVGGHSDLIAGAVATDDEAVAERIEYVQYARGAIPSAFDCFLALRGVKTLSARMDRHCRNARRVAERLDDHPRVESVHYPGLASHENHDIAARQMADFGGMVSFELAGGVEESARFAANLDVFTLAESLGGVESLAEVPAVMTHQDFSEEELAEAGIGETLVRLSVGTEHPDDLLADLDGAIEATFEAATD; this is encoded by the coding sequence ATGGCAGACCACGACCGGCGGTTCGAGACCAGAGAGGTCCACTCGGGCGGGGACTCCGGCGAACACGGCGCGGTGACGCCGCCCATTCACGCCACCGCGACCTACGAGTACGAGACGCCGACCGACACCCGCGGCGACTACCGCTACTCCCGGATGGCCGAACCCACCCGCGACCGACTCGAAGCGGCGTTCGCCGAGATGGAGGGCGGGACCCACGCCTCGGCGTTCGCCAGCGGCATGGCCGCAATCGACGCGGTGTTCTCGCTTCCCTCGAGCGGCGACCACGTGGTCGCGGGCGCGAACCTCTACGCCGAGAGCCACGAACTCCTGACCAACGTCTACTCGGAGTACGGCGTCGAAGTCACCCACGTCGAAATCACCGACGCCGAAGCGGTCGCCGACGCGATTCGGCCCGAGACCGAACTGGTCTACTTCGAGACGCCAACCAACCCGATGCTCCGCATCGGCGACGTGGCGGCCATCGCGGAGGCCGCCCACGACCACGGGGCGCTCTGTGCGGTGGACAACACCTTCGCCTCGCCGTACCTCCAGCGACCGCTCGAACTCGGCGCGGACATCGCGGTCGAGTCGCTGACGAAGTACGTCGGCGGCCACTCCGACCTCATCGCGGGCGCAGTCGCCACCGACGACGAGGCAGTCGCCGAGCGCATCGAGTACGTCCAGTACGCCCGCGGCGCGATTCCGAGCGCCTTCGACTGCTTTCTGGCGCTCCGGGGCGTCAAGACCCTCTCGGCCCGGATGGACCGTCACTGCCGGAACGCCCGGCGGGTCGCCGAGCGGTTGGACGACCACCCCCGAGTCGAGAGTGTCCACTACCCCGGACTGGCGTCCCACGAGAACCACGACATCGCGGCCCGCCAGATGGCCGACTTCGGCGGGATGGTGAGCTTCGAGTTGGCGGGCGGCGTCGAAGAGTCCGCGCGGTTCGCCGCGAACCTCGACGTGTTCACCCTCGCCGAGAGTCTCGGCGGCGTCGAGAGCCTCGCGGAGGTCCCCGCCGTGATGACTCATCAGGACTTCTCGGAAGAGGAGTTGGCCGAGGCGGGCATCGGCGAGACGCTGGTCCGCCTGAGCGTGGGCACCGAACACCCCGACGACCTGCTGGCGGACTTAGACGGGGCCATCGAAGCGACCTTCGAGGCGGCCACCGACTAG
- a CDS encoding M20 family metallopeptidase gives MSHDSADRDDTDELADLAAELVAIPTENPPGDERPCAEFVVDWFAERDIDASLVEKPSAERAQAVAQVGDPDAGPTLVLNGHLDVVPAGDPDQWSHDPFAGTVEDGRLYGRGSADMKTNVAVAMLAVRDLAEEIEEGNLDGSLVFHGAMGEETGDPGTRTLIEEGYGGDLAVVLEPTDFRVGTSAKGVATFRVGVSGSASHASRPDQGVNAIDAARPVLAAVEEYDRRVRERTDPLVGRAYATVTEFEAGTDSNMAVLADRAEFLLDRRVLPDETFAEVEDEIETLLAGVARESGVETDLTLVQHYASAGISPDHSLAERFRGLSAELADAPADPWGLEAATDAREFVARGTPAIIWGPGELAQAHTADEHVELDDAALGLQILTEAARGVLSEG, from the coding sequence ATGAGTCACGACAGCGCGGACCGCGACGACACCGACGAACTCGCCGACCTCGCGGCCGAACTCGTCGCCATCCCGACCGAGAACCCGCCGGGCGACGAGCGACCCTGCGCCGAGTTCGTCGTGGACTGGTTCGCCGAGCGCGACATCGACGCCAGTCTCGTAGAGAAACCGAGCGCCGAGCGAGCGCAAGCAGTCGCGCAAGTCGGCGACCCCGACGCGGGTCCCACGCTCGTCCTCAACGGCCACCTCGACGTGGTGCCCGCGGGCGACCCCGACCAGTGGAGCCACGACCCCTTCGCGGGGACCGTCGAGGACGGGCGACTCTACGGCCGGGGGAGCGCCGACATGAAGACCAACGTCGCCGTCGCCATGCTCGCGGTCCGGGACCTCGCAGAAGAAATCGAGGAGGGCAATCTCGACGGGTCGCTGGTCTTCCACGGCGCGATGGGCGAGGAGACCGGCGACCCCGGCACCCGGACGCTCATCGAGGAAGGCTACGGCGGCGATTTGGCGGTCGTGCTGGAACCCACCGACTTCCGGGTCGGCACGAGCGCGAAGGGGGTCGCCACCTTCCGGGTCGGCGTCTCGGGGTCTGCCTCCCACGCGAGTCGCCCCGACCAAGGCGTCAACGCCATCGACGCCGCTCGGCCCGTCCTCGCGGCGGTAGAGGAGTACGACCGTCGCGTGCGCGAGCGCACGGACCCGCTCGTCGGGCGGGCGTACGCGACCGTCACCGAGTTCGAGGCCGGGACCGACTCGAACATGGCGGTGCTGGCCGACCGCGCGGAGTTCCTGCTGGACCGGCGCGTCCTGCCCGACGAGACCTTCGCGGAAGTCGAGGACGAAATCGAGACACTGCTCGCGGGCGTAGCGCGCGAGTCGGGCGTCGAGACCGACCTGACGCTGGTCCAGCACTACGCTTCCGCCGGAATTTCGCCGGACCATTCCCTCGCCGAGCGATTCCGGGGACTCTCGGCGGAGTTGGCCGACGCGCCCGCCGACCCGTGGGGGTTGGAGGCCGCGACCGACGCCCGGGAGTTCGTCGCGCGCGGGACGCCAGCGATTATCTGGGGACCGGGCGAACTCGCGCAGGCCCACACCGCCGACGAACACGTCGAGTTGGACGACGCCGCGCTCGGCCTGCAAATTCTGACGGAGGCCGCGAGGGGAGTGCTGTCGGAGGGTTAG
- a CDS encoding TIGR00725 family protein: MRVSVIGGSTVTDEQAASAEEVGRLLADRGHTLVCGGLGGVMEAACRGASEAGGRTVGILPGEDRAAANPYVDTAVATGLGHARNALVVLNGDAVIAVDGGVGTLSELGFAGVYDRPVAGLGTHDAPGVEAVASPADAVTFVESATDEDV; the protein is encoded by the coding sequence ATGCGAGTCAGCGTCATCGGCGGAAGCACAGTCACCGACGAGCAGGCCGCGAGCGCCGAGGAAGTCGGCCGACTCCTCGCCGACCGGGGTCACACCCTCGTCTGCGGCGGGTTGGGCGGCGTGATGGAGGCCGCCTGCCGCGGCGCGAGCGAGGCGGGCGGACGGACCGTCGGCATCCTCCCCGGCGAGGACCGCGCCGCGGCCAACCCCTACGTGGACACCGCCGTCGCCACCGGACTCGGCCACGCCCGGAACGCGCTGGTGGTGCTGAACGGCGACGCCGTGATTGCGGTGGACGGCGGCGTCGGCACCCTCTCGGAACTCGGCTTCGCGGGCGTCTACGACCGGCCCGTCGCCGGACTCGGAACCCACGACGCGCCGGGCGTCGAAGCCGTCGCCTCGCCCGCCGACGCGGTGACGTTCGTGGAGTCGGCCACCGACGAAGACGTTTGA